The Streptomyces kanamyceticus genome window below encodes:
- a CDS encoding tetratricopeptide repeat protein, whose protein sequence is MATRLFRLLALHPGPDVSRSAATSLTALRPGEARAALTALVRSHLLIEHATGRYTSHDLLRAYADELLYAEESEQGRREALGRLLDHVLRTAQAAVDLLFPHRVERETPPPCRAGSAPEPLTGRESAAAWLTVELPGLLALIERAATCGFPVHAWQLALALELFLDRRGLREEQITVQRVALAAAERHDDRLGRAHLHRTLGFALHRIGVDSEAASHLGSALDLFTALGHSDGQARTLRSLAFLANSRACHQEALEHYAQALAHYRATDDLSRQAGVFNEIGWTHILRGEHHEALAQCTTAVALHQKTGDINGEAAAWDSLGYAHHHLRQHAHALDCYRQALVLFREIGDRALEADTLGHIGDTLHEQGNHTAARSSWGQAAAILAEWGHPDTCQLLKKLRDAAADPP, encoded by the coding sequence GTGGCCACCCGGCTGTTCCGACTCCTGGCACTCCATCCCGGCCCCGACGTCTCCCGGTCCGCCGCGACGAGCCTGACCGCTCTGAGGCCGGGCGAGGCCCGCGCGGCACTGACCGCCCTGGTCCGCTCCCACCTGTTGATCGAGCACGCGACGGGCCGCTACACCAGCCACGACCTGCTGCGTGCCTATGCGGACGAACTCCTCTACGCGGAGGAGAGCGAGCAAGGGCGCCGAGAGGCACTCGGGCGACTCCTCGACCATGTCCTGCGTACCGCACAAGCCGCGGTCGACCTGCTCTTCCCGCATCGCGTCGAACGCGAGACGCCGCCCCCGTGCCGCGCGGGCAGCGCACCCGAGCCCCTCACGGGACGGGAGTCCGCCGCCGCATGGCTCACCGTCGAACTTCCGGGGCTGCTCGCCCTGATCGAACGCGCCGCTACCTGCGGATTCCCCGTCCATGCCTGGCAGTTGGCGCTGGCGCTTGAGCTCTTCCTGGACCGGCGAGGCCTCAGGGAGGAACAGATCACCGTACAGCGCGTGGCCCTGGCGGCGGCCGAGCGCCACGACGACCGGCTCGGGCGGGCCCACCTCCATCGCACGCTGGGCTTCGCCCTGCACCGCATCGGCGTGGACTCCGAGGCCGCGTCCCACCTCGGCAGCGCGCTGGACCTGTTCACCGCCCTCGGCCACAGCGACGGCCAGGCCCGTACGCTACGAAGCCTCGCCTTCCTGGCCAACAGCCGCGCGTGCCACCAGGAAGCCCTGGAGCACTACGCCCAGGCCCTCGCCCACTACCGCGCGACGGACGACCTCAGCAGGCAGGCCGGCGTGTTCAACGAGATCGGCTGGACCCACATCCTGCGCGGCGAGCACCACGAGGCCCTGGCCCAGTGCACCACGGCCGTCGCCCTGCACCAGAAGACCGGAGACATCAACGGCGAGGCCGCCGCCTGGGACAGCCTCGGATACGCCCATCACCATCTCAGGCAGCACGCACACGCCCTGGACTGCTACCGCCAGGCCCTCGTCCTCTTCCGGGAGATCGGCGACCGCGCCCTTGAGGCAGACACTCTCGGCCACATCGGCGACACCCTGCACGAACAGGGCAATCACACTGCCGCACGGTCCAGTTGGGGGCAGGCCGCAGCGATCCTTGCCGAGTGGGGCCACCCCGACACCTGTCAACTGCTGAAGAAGTTGCGGGACGCGGCAGCGGATCCTCCCTGA
- the argJ gene encoding bifunctional glutamate N-acetyltransferase/amino-acid acetyltransferase ArgJ, with protein MHSSSPQGFLVHHGRAGIKDARPDFAVIASEVYAATSAVFTRSRFAGPSVQISREAVADRIARGVVVLSGNANVATGAGGRQDAEEIRRQVAEAIGADPNDVLIASTGLIGHRYPMPLVRRHVASLRWPFPGADFDAAAIAIMTTDTQPKIRRARCGGATLVGIAKGVGMMEPDMATLLTFFCTDAEVGPVVLDDIFRRVMDRTFNALSIDTDTSTSDTAAVFANGLAGPVDLMEFERTLGAIALDLVKDIARDGEGATKLIEVRVTGARDVAQAKRVAKAVVNSPLVKTAVHGADPNWGRVAMAVGKCQDDLDIAPERVTIGFGGQEVYPGSPGPEELARVAEHLKQAEVGLRVDLGAGPHSAAEFTAYGCDLTEGYVRLNADYST; from the coding sequence ATGCATTCCTCGTCTCCTCAAGGCTTCCTTGTCCACCACGGTCGAGCGGGCATCAAAGACGCACGCCCGGACTTCGCCGTGATCGCCTCCGAGGTGTACGCCGCCACGAGCGCGGTGTTCACCCGCTCCCGCTTCGCGGGGCCGAGCGTCCAGATCAGCCGGGAAGCGGTCGCGGACCGGATCGCACGGGGCGTCGTCGTCCTGTCGGGCAACGCCAATGTGGCCACCGGGGCGGGGGGCCGCCAGGACGCCGAGGAGATCCGCCGCCAGGTGGCCGAGGCGATCGGGGCCGACCCGAACGACGTGCTGATCGCCTCGACAGGGTTGATCGGCCACCGCTACCCCATGCCCCTCGTGCGCCGCCATGTCGCCTCGCTGCGCTGGCCGTTCCCCGGCGCCGACTTCGACGCGGCGGCGATCGCCATCATGACGACCGACACCCAGCCCAAGATCCGCCGCGCCCGCTGCGGTGGCGCGACGCTGGTCGGCATCGCCAAGGGAGTGGGCATGATGGAGCCCGACATGGCGACGCTGCTGACGTTCTTCTGCACCGACGCCGAGGTGGGTCCTGTCGTGCTCGATGACATCTTCCGCCGTGTCATGGACCGTACGTTCAACGCCCTGAGCATCGACACCGACACGTCCACGAGCGACACGGCGGCCGTGTTCGCCAATGGCCTCGCGGGCCCCGTGGACCTGATGGAGTTCGAAAGGACGCTGGGAGCCATCGCGCTGGACCTGGTCAAGGACATCGCCCGCGACGGTGAGGGCGCCACCAAGCTCATCGAAGTACGGGTCACCGGCGCCAGGGACGTCGCACAGGCCAAGCGCGTGGCCAAGGCCGTGGTCAACTCACCGCTGGTGAAGACCGCCGTGCACGGAGCGGATCCGAACTGGGGGCGCGTCGCCATGGCGGTGGGGAAGTGCCAGGACGACCTCGACATCGCCCCCGAGCGCGTCACGATCGGCTTCGGGGGCCAGGAGGTGTACCCGGGGAGCCCCGGCCCCGAAGAGCTGGCGCGCGTCGCGGAGCACCTCAAGCAGGCAGAGGTCGGGCTCCGCGTCGACCTCGGCGCCGGCCCGCACTCCGCCGCTGAGTTCACGGCCTACGGCTGCGACCTCACCGAGGGGTATGTGCGCCTCAACGCCGACTACTCGACCTGA
- a CDS encoding 3-oxoacyl-[acyl-carrier-protein] synthase III C-terminal domain-containing protein, with product MAGVVDFCTVLPSARITVQQMAGKSGLPEEAVRAITTCDSIPVLAAGEREWELALRAARTVLERNRIPPSEVRTVIYAGSGEWETSMWSPAAKVAHELGIERAYCFELANHCNAMTAAVQFACDGLGSRPDEYALVLIGDRASTMLDYGEAAARELFNNGDASGAILLSASAPLAEVLGSRMVTDPSWCDYYTGVREGDKVVVRRHGHREGLGEAYMEHFGALIDDVLASLGKDLTDVDRLLVTHGNRNIHEGLLRSLGLPASKSVFLYDRLGHMGNADTLIAMRELITRDSLDRGDLVLHATSALGFSWGVMAMEYRGLEG from the coding sequence ATGGCTGGAGTTGTCGATTTCTGCACCGTGCTGCCCTCGGCACGGATCACCGTTCAGCAGATGGCCGGGAAGTCCGGCCTGCCGGAGGAAGCCGTCCGCGCGATCACCACCTGCGACAGCATCCCGGTGCTCGCGGCTGGCGAGCGGGAGTGGGAGCTCGCGCTGCGGGCCGCCCGGACGGTGCTGGAGCGGAACAGGATTCCACCGTCGGAGGTCCGCACGGTGATCTACGCGGGCTCGGGTGAATGGGAGACGTCCATGTGGTCGCCCGCGGCCAAGGTGGCCCATGAACTCGGGATCGAGCGGGCGTACTGCTTCGAGCTGGCCAATCACTGCAACGCCATGACGGCCGCCGTGCAGTTCGCCTGCGACGGGCTCGGGTCACGTCCTGACGAGTACGCGCTCGTCCTCATCGGAGATCGGGCCAGCACGATGCTGGACTACGGGGAAGCCGCGGCCAGGGAGTTGTTCAACAACGGGGACGCGTCCGGTGCGATCCTCCTGTCGGCGTCCGCCCCGCTCGCCGAGGTCCTCGGCTCACGGATGGTCACCGACCCGAGCTGGTGCGACTACTACACGGGCGTGCGCGAGGGCGACAAGGTGGTCGTCCGGCGCCACGGTCATCGGGAAGGCCTCGGCGAGGCGTACATGGAGCACTTCGGCGCGCTCATCGACGATGTTCTCGCCTCGCTGGGCAAGGACCTCACCGACGTCGACCGCCTGCTCGTCACCCACGGCAACCGGAACATCCACGAAGGCCTGCTGAGGAGCCTGGGACTTCCCGCGAGCAAGAGCGTGTTCCTGTACGACCGGCTGGGCCACATGGGCAACGCGGACACCTTGATCGCGATGCGTGAACTGATCACCCGCGACAGCCTCGACCGCGGCGACCTGGTCCTGCACGCGACGAGCGCCCTGGGCTTCAGCTGGGGCGTCATGGCCATGGAGTACCGCGGCCTGGAGGGGTGA
- a CDS encoding SAM-dependent methyltransferase — protein MPHERSAHHTVPASPDTGRLSDEDAPETVVGDAQSEIVDGAAVDGNIHVGYWDDATDHRSLDQATDRLTDLVAGCLAAAPGRRLLDVGCGTGRPALRIARATGADVSGISISDEDVELARTRADAATLADRVDFRHADACVLPFEAASFDGAWAIESMMHIGDRTTAIAEIARTLRPGSPLVITDVLLRSPVSGDSAELVRQTCRAFGSPSLPEPAELRTALDRAGLELVEFNDIGEHVRPTYQAFADAFDGVSPSGDDRHYEFFNSTRSLPRFGALPQIGYVFLVARRP, from the coding sequence ATGCCCCACGAACGATCCGCGCACCACACCGTCCCGGCGTCACCCGACACCGGTCGGCTCTCCGACGAGGACGCCCCTGAGACCGTGGTCGGCGACGCCCAGTCCGAGATCGTGGACGGTGCGGCTGTCGACGGCAACATCCACGTCGGCTACTGGGACGACGCCACGGACCACCGCTCCCTCGACCAGGCCACCGACCGGCTCACCGACCTCGTGGCGGGGTGCCTCGCCGCCGCTCCTGGCAGGCGCCTGCTGGACGTCGGCTGCGGAACCGGGCGGCCCGCCCTGCGCATCGCCCGGGCCACCGGCGCCGACGTCTCGGGCATCTCGATCAGCGATGAGGATGTCGAACTCGCGCGAACCCGGGCGGACGCCGCGACGCTCGCCGACCGGGTGGACTTTCGGCACGCGGACGCCTGCGTACTGCCCTTCGAAGCCGCGTCCTTCGACGGCGCCTGGGCGATCGAGTCGATGATGCACATCGGCGACCGGACCACCGCCATCGCCGAGATCGCCCGGACCCTGCGCCCCGGTAGCCCGCTGGTCATCACCGATGTGCTGCTCCGGTCGCCGGTGTCCGGAGACTCCGCGGAGCTGGTGCGTCAGACGTGCCGGGCGTTCGGGTCCCCCTCGCTGCCCGAACCGGCAGAGCTCCGCACGGCTCTCGACCGCGCCGGTCTGGAGTTGGTGGAGTTCAACGACATCGGGGAGCACGTCCGGCCCACCTATCAGGCGTTCGCCGATGCCTTCGACGGCGTTTCGCCCTCCGGCGATGACCGTCACTACGAGTTCTTCAACTCCACGCGCTCCCTTCCCCGGTTCGGCGCGCTCCCCCAGATCGGCTACGTCTTCCTGGTCGCCCGTCGTCCGTGA
- a CDS encoding Gfo/Idh/MocA family protein: protein MPSDRSENVRPRPRVLVVGFAGHQGKEYLPIVRESADVVGGVDPAPAASSLADESGFPHYDTLGEALESADFDAAVVTVPHSEHFPVSTKLLAHGRHVIKEKPFAITEQEARHLIHLSQKADRSVFTLLQRNFSPVFRFAQENLARVGEPYWFSYDYHFNLAHPTTGWRASREQAMGGVLLDMGYHLVDVLTGMFPEPSRVHSAFVHHYQEMRDRRLEDLVSLMCSYPSTGLAGSLRVSRHNYEKVEHLCVLGTKGALNVTPGAAVLHSIGGLPLERRTWKGPKTDAVRSMIAHHLGHLNDHHYRQDHLRRQLAVVRTINGIYRDRLREQDRLADRCA, encoded by the coding sequence ATGCCCAGCGACAGGTCAGAGAACGTGCGTCCACGACCGCGAGTCCTGGTGGTCGGATTTGCTGGGCATCAAGGAAAGGAGTACCTGCCGATCGTGCGGGAGAGTGCGGACGTCGTCGGCGGCGTCGACCCCGCCCCCGCGGCCTCATCACTCGCCGACGAGTCGGGATTCCCGCACTACGACACCCTCGGTGAGGCACTCGAATCAGCCGACTTCGACGCCGCGGTGGTCACCGTGCCGCACAGCGAGCACTTCCCCGTCAGTACGAAACTCCTGGCACACGGCAGGCACGTCATCAAGGAAAAGCCGTTCGCCATCACCGAACAGGAAGCCCGGCACCTCATCCACCTGTCGCAGAAGGCCGACCGCAGCGTCTTCACGCTGCTGCAACGGAACTTCAGCCCGGTGTTCCGGTTCGCCCAGGAGAACCTCGCACGGGTCGGGGAGCCCTACTGGTTCTCGTACGACTACCACTTCAACCTGGCTCACCCGACCACGGGTTGGCGTGCCTCCAGAGAGCAGGCGATGGGCGGTGTGCTCCTCGACATGGGCTACCACCTAGTCGACGTGCTCACCGGAATGTTCCCCGAACCCTCGCGGGTGCACTCCGCCTTCGTGCACCACTACCAGGAGATGCGGGACCGTCGGCTGGAGGATCTCGTCAGCCTCATGTGCAGCTATCCCTCTACGGGGCTCGCGGGCTCACTACGCGTCTCACGCCACAACTACGAGAAGGTGGAACACCTCTGTGTGCTCGGCACGAAGGGCGCGCTGAACGTCACCCCCGGGGCCGCCGTCCTGCACTCCATCGGAGGGCTGCCGTTGGAGCGCCGCACCTGGAAAGGCCCCAAGACCGACGCCGTGCGATCCATGATCGCCCACCACCTGGGACACCTGAACGACCATCACTACCGCCAGGACCACCTCCGGCGTCAACTCGCCGTCGTGCGCACGATCAACGGGATCTACCGGGATCGACTGCGTGAGCAGGACCGACTCGCCGACCGGTGCGCCTGA
- a CDS encoding DegT/DnrJ/EryC1/StrS aminotransferase family protein — MTTADTLALLGGSPAIDRPLPHEIWPPRADEAELAALTEQRQTDISIKGNSGPIGQLEAEFLAFLDHGVRYAVAFNSGTSALLAAYFALGVREGTEVVGPALTYHAALSPVFVLRGDVVLADIDPASRGLDPKALEAAITDRTRVVTVVHQWGHPCDMDAILQIAERHGLRVLEDCSHAHGSRYKGRPVGTFGDAAVFSLQANKAVYAGEGGILVTDDARIQDRATLLGHYRDRSRDAVVDEELRAHWVTGFGLKLRMSPFNAVVARHSLAAFPARMEARHRCLNHFGELLREVDYLEPVRVPDHVDMGAWYGYKPLYRPQALGGVPRSVLIDALRAEGMEVGAPSGPQLSTLPLYARAENPLFPGTSKRGNAPEPGSHAAHVEAHALSLPTFTDWPQDVALIEAYAEAFRKIGRHREALARYAAGMAR; from the coding sequence ATGACGACCGCCGACACGCTCGCCCTCCTCGGAGGCAGCCCCGCCATCGACCGGCCGCTTCCCCACGAGATCTGGCCGCCCCGCGCGGACGAGGCCGAACTGGCCGCGCTCACCGAGCAACGGCAGACCGACATCTCCATCAAGGGCAACAGCGGCCCCATCGGCCAACTCGAAGCCGAGTTCCTGGCCTTCCTGGATCACGGCGTGCGCTACGCCGTCGCGTTCAACTCCGGCACCAGCGCCTTGCTCGCCGCCTACTTCGCCCTCGGCGTCCGCGAGGGCACCGAGGTCGTGGGCCCCGCGCTGACCTATCACGCGGCACTCAGCCCCGTCTTCGTGCTGCGCGGCGACGTGGTCCTGGCCGACATCGACCCCGCCAGCCGCGGCCTGGACCCCAAGGCCCTGGAAGCGGCGATCACCGACAGGACCCGGGTCGTCACCGTGGTCCACCAGTGGGGCCACCCCTGCGACATGGACGCCATCCTTCAGATCGCCGAACGCCACGGGCTGCGCGTCCTAGAGGACTGCTCGCACGCCCACGGCAGTCGCTACAAGGGCAGGCCGGTCGGCACCTTCGGCGACGCCGCGGTCTTCTCCCTCCAGGCCAACAAGGCCGTATACGCGGGCGAGGGCGGCATCCTCGTCACCGACGACGCGCGGATACAGGACCGCGCCACCCTCCTGGGCCACTATCGCGACCGCTCCCGCGACGCGGTCGTCGACGAGGAACTGCGTGCCCACTGGGTCACCGGCTTCGGTCTGAAACTGCGGATGTCGCCGTTCAACGCGGTCGTCGCCCGGCACTCCCTCGCCGCGTTCCCCGCGCGCATGGAAGCCCGCCACCGCTGCCTCAACCACTTCGGCGAACTGCTGCGCGAGGTCGACTACCTGGAGCCCGTGCGGGTCCCCGACCACGTCGACATGGGCGCCTGGTACGGCTACAAGCCGCTCTACCGGCCCCAGGCGCTCGGCGGCGTGCCCCGCTCCGTACTCATCGACGCGCTGCGCGCCGAGGGCATGGAGGTCGGAGCGCCCTCCGGCCCACAGCTGTCCACCCTGCCGCTGTACGCCCGCGCCGAGAATCCGCTCTTCCCTGGCACCTCCAAGCGCGGCAACGCACCCGAGCCCGGCTCGCACGCCGCACATGTCGAGGCGCACGCGCTGTCCCTGCCCACCTTCACCGACTGGCCCCAGGACGTGGCGCTCATCGAGGCGTACGCCGAAGCCTTCCGCAAGATCGGCCGCCACCGGGAAGCACTCGCGCGATACGCGGCCGGGATGGCCCGATGA
- a CDS encoding methyltransferase, translating into MTVEESPETVAQVLQHALVGEDLPDSFTLLGQEWSLHRGVFPSTLSAATEVLASMVPYPKGGSLLEVGCGTGVISVTAALEGCASVTALDINEKAVANTAANIERHGVGDRVRVLHSDMYEALEPTDRFDAIFWNVPWTYVEDGFPLSTDLHSAVFDPGYQGQSRYIAGAHAHLTDGGRLLIGTADLGDRARLDSIAEKAGMRVDMLDRVRRIEEVRVMEYHLLELHAK; encoded by the coding sequence ATGACAGTCGAGGAGTCCCCCGAGACCGTGGCCCAGGTCCTCCAGCACGCCCTCGTGGGTGAGGACCTGCCGGACTCCTTCACCTTGTTGGGGCAGGAATGGAGCCTGCACCGAGGCGTGTTCCCCAGCACCCTGAGCGCCGCCACCGAGGTGCTGGCCTCGATGGTGCCCTACCCCAAGGGCGGATCCCTCCTGGAGGTCGGCTGCGGTACAGGGGTCATCTCCGTGACCGCCGCGCTCGAGGGCTGTGCCTCCGTCACCGCACTGGACATCAACGAAAAAGCAGTGGCCAACACGGCCGCCAACATCGAGCGGCACGGCGTGGGCGACCGCGTGCGCGTCCTCCACAGCGACATGTACGAGGCCCTTGAGCCCACCGACCGGTTCGACGCGATCTTCTGGAACGTGCCCTGGACGTACGTGGAGGACGGCTTCCCGCTCTCCACGGACCTGCACTCCGCCGTCTTCGACCCCGGCTACCAGGGCCAGTCCCGCTACATCGCCGGCGCCCATGCACATCTGACCGACGGCGGTCGACTACTGATCGGCACCGCCGACCTCGGCGACCGCGCACGGCTCGACTCCATCGCCGAGAAGGCGGGCATGCGGGTCGACATGCTGGACCGCGTGCGCCGGATCGAGGAAGTGCGGGTCATGGAGTACCACCTGCTGGAACTGCACGCGAAGTGA
- the hisN gene encoding histidinol-phosphatase produces the protein MSRHDDLELALRLADIADHITSRRFQALDLRIQEKPDRTPVTDADTAVESAVREMLKSTLPDDAFAGEETGGSVAAGRTWMIDPIDGTKNFLRGVPVWATLISLLEDGRPTVGVISAPALHSRWWAAAGRGAWLRRGAVDSAPLRLRVSGNTRLDQAYLSTTSTRTWDTFHSREAYLRLAEACWEDRAFGDFLQHCMVAEGTLDVAAEPVVNPWDITAVQVLVEEAGGVCTDLLGASPQGGTGALSANPQLHRLSLKILRETDHHADSLLEGRP, from the coding sequence ATGTCACGACATGACGATCTCGAACTGGCTCTGCGACTCGCCGACATCGCCGACCACATCACCAGCCGCCGCTTCCAAGCCCTTGACCTGCGGATCCAGGAGAAGCCGGATCGTACGCCCGTGACCGACGCCGACACCGCGGTCGAGTCGGCCGTACGCGAGATGCTCAAGTCCACGCTCCCGGACGACGCCTTCGCCGGGGAGGAGACCGGCGGCTCCGTCGCGGCCGGGCGCACCTGGATGATCGACCCCATCGACGGCACCAAGAACTTCCTGCGCGGAGTGCCGGTCTGGGCCACGCTGATCTCCTTGCTGGAGGACGGCAGGCCCACCGTCGGTGTGATCAGTGCCCCTGCCCTGCACAGCCGCTGGTGGGCAGCGGCCGGACGGGGCGCCTGGCTGCGGCGCGGGGCGGTCGACAGCGCTCCCCTGCGCCTGCGGGTCTCCGGCAACACCCGCCTCGACCAGGCTTATCTGTCCACCACCAGCACACGTACCTGGGACACCTTCCACTCACGCGAGGCGTATCTGCGCTTGGCCGAAGCCTGCTGGGAGGATCGTGCGTTCGGAGACTTCCTCCAACACTGCATGGTCGCCGAGGGAACCCTCGACGTCGCGGCCGAACCCGTCGTGAATCCCTGGGACATCACCGCCGTGCAGGTCCTGGTCGAGGAGGCCGGTGGTGTCTGTACCGATCTCCTGGGCGCCTCGCCCCAGGGCGGCACCGGTGCCTTGTCCGCCAATCCGCAGTTGCACCGGCTCTCCCTGAAAATCCTCAGAGAAACGGACCATCATGCTGATTCTCTCCTTGAAGGAAGGCCATGA